The stretch of DNA TGGTGatattttggtaatttaatGTTCTACTCTAACTGGAAAAGCTCACTGCATGTGACTGATTGCTCTCGGTTAAACGTGTGCTGTGTCTCTCCACAGATTAATGCCGACCTGACGCCATCTGCTGCACAACCTTTGGATGACGAGATTTCGGCACATCTGCTCACTGATGCTGAGACCATGGTGAAAGCGCAACAGAGCCAGCCGTTGCAGCGCGGGAAACTGCAGAAGAAGAATGCTTGCAAGAAGAAAGGGGAACTCAAACAGAAGGGAAATGTGGGAAAGAATGAGATTATTAAAAAACGAAAGAAGGACCCAAGAGGTTTTTATCGCGGGAAGCCGACTGGAGGATTCGGTAAAGGAAAGTCCTTCTCCTGTTGCGTTCTGCTGACCCGTCTGGATGAGAAACGAGTCAACAAAGAAAAGAATGCAAAATATAATCTGCAAAAGAGCgtcaaagacaaaaagaaagagctCTCTGTTTCAAGATCGACCAAATCTGGACTTATGTCAGCTTCCACCGCCAATCAGCAAACTCCAGAACCAAAAACCAACCAAGAGGACGCCTTACTCATGCTAGCTTCCCCGGTTGGCGAGCCTCGCAGGCGGAGAATGGCCTCCCTGAACGCCGAGGCCGTCAACAGTTTGCTGCTCTACAGAGACGGCTCGATGATGGCCGACCTCACAAAGAAATCACAGCCTTCAGGCGAAGACGCAGACGGGGATCCAAAagccaaaaatatttctgcaggagggaaaagagccAAAAAACAGAAGGATCAGGCGGAGAGCATCGACTGGTTGACTTTGCTAGCACCGACGCCGCGACGTCAGGCAGGCCTCACCGCCGCCACGCTGCTCAAACTCACCGGTTCCCAGTACAAAACCAAACGGCAGAAGAAGACAGAGTCCAATCAGGGCGGCTCAAACGTTGACCCTGTCTGTGGAGGACCAACGCAgaccaaaacaagaaaaccgCACTCCAAATCAAACGAGCCGCTGAAGCACAGAAAACCGGATGCAGAGTTCCCGGCTCAGTCCAAAATGAGCTACTGCTGTGGTCAGTGTCAGCCAGGCACCACAGCGGGGCACGGCTTCCAGCGCGGCTCGTCGCTAGGATTCCccttaaaaacaatcaaagaggAGCAGATGGAGGCAGAagtcacttcctgcttttgctgCTCCCAAGAGAGATGCGTGGAGTACTGTCACAGACTGGCCCTCTTCCTGGAGGACAAGACCTTTAAGGAGCCGGAGGACGGCTCAATGTCCGACGTgttccaccaccaccaccaccaccatcaccatcatcaccaccaccaccaccacctccagTCGCCCCATTCTGTCGCCCACCCCGCCGCCATTACCATCAGCCCGCACACGTACACTTGCTTCCCGGGCTACTACGTCCACTTCACCCATCCGGACAGCCCGCCATCGCCAATGGCTTTGAGCCCAAGGAGCAGCAAGAGGCCGAAACTGCACCCCAGCGCCGGTCCACAACCCTCAGGGATCAGACACCCGGTTTACTGCTGCACTTCAGTGGAGGCGTGTTACGGAGAGCCCTGCAGAATCAATGGCTACTCCTATCCCAGTGTGATTCCTGCCATCACCAGAGGGGGGTGCCCTTACACCCCCAAAGACTGCGCCAAATGCAACCAAGGCATCAAAAGAGGTAGGCAGACGTCAGAATGTCAATAATGCGCTATCAAAATcgataacattttatttgtacagcacatttcagcaacaaggcagttcaaggtgctttacatcataaaaacacaaaaatacaaagtcatagaaacagttaaaaatttaaacattacattttgccgtttcattgattatgtttcaaaagcaactctgaaCAGGAGGGTTTTtggtctggatttaaaggaactcaatgttttgcagttttctggaagtttgttccagatagaagctgaatgctgcttctccatgtttggttctggttctggttctggggatgcagagcagaaccagaaccagaagacctgagaggtgtggaaggttgctatgacaaaagcagatctttaagccattcagtgatttataaactaacaaaagtattttaaagtctattttctGAGCTCCAGGGAGCCAGAGTAGGGACTGGGGTgatgttttctgtcttcctggttttagtcagaacaccagcagcagctttctggATCGGCTGCAGCTGCCTGAcattttaggcagacctgtgaagacactgttgcattAATCAAAGcaactgaagatgaacgcatggatgagtttctctagatctttctgagtcattagtcctctaatcctggaaatgttcttcaggtgatagaaggccgactttgtgactgtctttatgtggctctgaaggttcaggtcagagtccatcactactcctaggtttcgggcctgatagttaggttttagttgtaataactgaagctgtgcgttgactctagatcgttcctctttaggtccaaagataataacttcagttttgtttctgttcagctggagaaagttttggtaGAAATGgtagaaaaactatttacaattacaagaaaaccatttatccatcTACACCTACTAAAAAGATACACTTTTACTTTACAGTATTATTTACAGTATTTCTTATGAttcattttcatgtattttatgtttataacTAAATTGAGAAGTCTTCcacgttttaaaaaaattaattagttaTAATTTGATTCCTTTTCCGCACATTcctcatgttttattgttttacacttgcagaaaaagatttttctaataatttgcATTTAAGACAAATTATGTTTACCACAGATTGTTAGAAGTGGAtaaactaattacatttttacaaatacaaatgaaactCCTTACTCTCTTATCTGCCTCTGAAATAttcttttaacaatgttttttaagCACCTTGGTTGTGGTTGGACATTATGACTCATGGTGGCAAATGCAAATTTGTGAAACTGAACTCATCTCTGAGGTAGAAAGGTGCTGCCGCTCATGTCATGATGTTTTTGTGGGTATTTATCTCTTTAATTCGGTGCAGTTATTCCACATTTGACAACTTAAATCTCACTGGTTATTTATAATTGATAAAAAATCAGGCGATACAGTCAGTGTAAGTGCTTTAAAAGCTCTTAAAAGCAAGCAGTAGTCATTTAGAAAACATTCCCATCGCAGTtggattgtgtttttatgttgcatGTTTTAATTGCAAGGTTACTTTGAATGCATTTCCTGTTTGGGTAGCCAAAGCGGTGCAGTGCGCTAAGAATAGCAGCTTTATCTGACCCATTATAGGATGTCAGTCAACTGGGAAGttggtgagagagagagaaaaaacaaaaacataaaaaatcagaaacaggGCAGGACCTCTTTTGTCTCGGATTGAATACATGCGGCTGCAGACTGAACCGAAACCGACTGAATGAGCTCAAGTCGAGAAATTAGTCAGAACAGAAACGGTGGATGTATAGGTGAacgtttgtgtgtttttaaagcacCTGAACGtgaaatccatttaaaaaaagcaacaacaaaaaaaaacaggcttaTTTCCTCTGAACTCTGAAGTCGTTTGTCACTTTGTGCGGCTCGGTGTGTGAACGCTCGCGCTGTCGTCTACCGCAGGGCCCGGCTTTAATCTCAGTGGAAATCTCTGGCCCTGTTCTCATGAGACGCTTAGACACTGGAAAGAACAGGTGTGAGCAATAATAAAGGTAATGATGCCTGAGTTTTACGCAGCAGATTTTCACGCTGTCGAGTCTGTTGGCTTATTGTCACACTGGGGcacagaaatagaaaatgagatattatttaaatgtcattagtaattccttttcttttcatattctGACATGTCTGCTGTGGAAATAGCTGGAGGTCCGCCCACGCTGCGGTGTCACTTTACCGCCTCTTATTCTAACTTTTCTGGAAGATGTTTCTTTAACTTTCCTGTCAGTTTAGTGGCACCTCTGGACTCTTTACatgaataaaaagctttttgttttaattccttGTATGAATGCAAAGGTTGaaaattttattctgaaaaaccAACTCTtcttctgggtagaacataattatttgtctataaataaatgcaaaattgtAAGGATTTCTACAGTTTTGGCTAAATTACCGCTCTGAGAGTTGTTTTACAGCAAATGGCCCTTTTTTGAGTCtcatactccagttaacgattaatcgattactaaattagttgaagattattaaaaaaattcattcatcatgattaattagggctgggcaataaaacaataatgataTATAAAGCGATACagacgtgatcaatatcaatcaATAATATGTCTGCTAGAATGTCCAATAATTTTACTGAACCtcgatccagaaccgcacggcattctgggggatgtaggaaAAGAATTAGCCTCTCACCACTAGCTAAGCAAAGTTGGTGCAATCGGCCAACTCACTctttctttggttacctagcaactcactcattctatggttacctagcaacgacatgttgagtaacttgcacagcTGGAGTTTCAGAGTTCCACCATTGTGTCTCATAGctggttaaaaataatattaataataatgattaaaaaaaacaaccggtgtggagtgaaaactgtggctcaaacaggaaaggtcacaaCACCAGtctggcagtatttcagatatttaaacacctaatcaataattatcaatatcgactGATCTGAAACGGAGTAGCAGTAActacatttacttgaataactttttggaaaaaatacacttttatgAGTATGTTTACTATGCTGTGCTTTTGTCTTTTACTAcagtcattttattatgaagtatttctattcatacttgagtaaaatttctggattctcgacccactgaatggaaaacaaacaaaagaatcaCCAAACACAATTCAATTCACTgattcttttgcctgattttgttgttttataattattgatatgaattattttcaatttgatctttaaaataccaaaatttccacataactttacaatgataatgtaatttttaaatattaaatgattgttttgatcagttacacagtacttgagtagactttttaccaaacacTTTGTCACTTTTACTTGAGAAATTTCTTGAACAGCtcattttttggaaaaaattacttttatgagtatttttactatgctgtactttttacttttacttgagtaattttataataaaatatttctactcttacttgagtaaaatttctgaatttttctgtccactgaatgaaaataaacatatctttaccagaaattcaccagacacagacctgcagtttttgttaaatttcataagtttaatattgaaagaaactaatttggaaacattttcttttacctgattttgttcttttcatttgaattattgtcattttcgcccttaaaaaaaattcaacttaactttatattttggttaatCCGattatgaaatgtttaaatatgagtacttgaatagactttttaccaaatacttttttactcaagtaatttcttggatggctacattttacttttgagtaaaaatatgttgaagtagtgctactgtTAGCTGAGTACCATTTTTGGGTATTCTGCcaacgattaatcgtttcaccTTTCCTGCTCCTCCCTGCAGAAGAATACTCGCCGAGTCTCGGTGATCACCACGGCCCGTCCTTCATCCCCATGTGTCCCAGCCCCAGAGTTCTGACTGGCTGCCCCGTTCCCACTGTGCCTCCAGCCGGCCAATCCGTGGCCCACGTCCAGACGCCACCCTCCAACCCCAGCCGACCACAGCCGCCGCTGCAGGTGGCGAAGGAGTGTCCGCAGAGTGCCAGGCCGC from Xiphophorus hellerii strain 12219 chromosome 19, Xiphophorus_hellerii-4.1, whole genome shotgun sequence encodes:
- the bahd1 gene encoding bromo adjacent homology domain-containing 1 protein yields the protein MVKAQQSQPLQRGKLQKKNACKKKGELKQKGNVGKNEIIKKRKKDPRGFYRGKPTGGFGKGKSFSCCVLLTRLDEKRVNKEKNAKYNLQKSVKDKKKELSVSRSTKSGLMSASTANQQTPEPKTNQEDALLMLASPVGEPRRRRMASLNAEAVNSLLLYRDGSMMADLTKKSQPSGEDADGDPKAKNISAGGKRAKKQKDQAESIDWLTLLAPTPRRQAGLTAATLLKLTGSQYKTKRQKKTESNQGGSNVDPVCGGPTQTKTRKPHSKSNEPLKHRKPDAEFPAQSKMSYCCGQCQPGTTAGHGFQRGSSLGFPLKTIKEEQMEAEVTSCFCCSQERCVEYCHRLALFLEDKTFKEPEDGSMSDVFHHHHHHHHHHHHHHHHLQSPHSVAHPAAITISPHTYTCFPGYYVHFTHPDSPPSPMALSPRSSKRPKLHPSAGPQPSGIRHPVYCCTSVEACYGEPCRINGYSYPSVIPAITRGGCPYTPKDCAKCNQGIKREEYSPSLGDHHGPSFIPMCPSPRVLTGCPVPTVPPAGQSVAHVQTPPSNPSRPQPPLQVAKECPQSARPPSSGSRSGARGGLAVPPLNRDKNQRLSAASVGGQTVPKQPKNSRQKSTNGWRSLGQPFEKEVFVVGEEAPVLRKCFEGIRRDSDEIRVRDTVLLKSGPRKKSLPYVAKVSALWEEPESGELMMSLFWYYRPEHTQGGHNPTLHCENEIFASRHQDVNSVACIEDKCYVLTLAQYCRFCALVKRRKEGVRDSAASLVVPPVLSNAMPTHHCVPDDVDPELVLFCRHVYDFRYGRLLKNLQ